The proteins below are encoded in one region of Streptomyces ficellus:
- a CDS encoding helix-turn-helix transcriptional regulator has translation MAYRVAHDYERMLDLAVAVMESRRPGDVWQLVAAELLRRLDGSVLLMKDGDWTPSSGAVGVWLPGAPAPVEPDDATARLIRSGYPFASHYVDHDDRDPRTAAQVAGDRAWSHSETASALRESFGTRHMLGLPLPGHDSAVRGFIVHRDGTDFDARDLFYAARVQPLLAAAAAQHRLLAHRWAEESPAAAGAGHGLTPRETAVLRTLAEGLPATAMARRLGVSVRTVHKHLQNLYRKLETADRLGTVLRAQELGLLSAAPAPAPGTVPRPPGRPGGQCTR, from the coding sequence GTGGCGTACCGGGTGGCGCACGACTACGAGCGGATGCTCGACCTCGCCGTCGCGGTCATGGAGAGCCGGCGGCCCGGCGACGTGTGGCAGCTGGTCGCCGCGGAGCTGCTGCGCAGGCTGGACGGCTCGGTCCTGCTGATGAAGGACGGTGACTGGACCCCGTCCAGCGGCGCGGTCGGCGTCTGGCTGCCCGGCGCGCCGGCCCCCGTCGAACCGGACGACGCCACCGCCCGGTTGATCCGCTCCGGCTACCCCTTCGCGAGCCACTACGTCGACCACGACGACCGGGACCCCCGCACGGCGGCCCAGGTCGCCGGGGACCGCGCCTGGTCCCACAGCGAGACGGCGAGCGCGCTGCGGGAGTCCTTCGGCACCCGCCACATGCTCGGCCTGCCGCTGCCCGGCCACGACAGTGCGGTCCGCGGCTTCATCGTCCACCGCGACGGCACGGACTTCGACGCCCGCGACCTGTTCTACGCCGCGCGCGTCCAGCCCCTGCTGGCCGCCGCCGCGGCCCAGCACCGGCTGCTGGCGCACCGGTGGGCGGAGGAGTCCCCGGCGGCGGCGGGCGCCGGCCACGGGCTGACGCCCCGTGAGACGGCCGTCCTGCGGACGCTCGCCGAAGGGCTTCCCGCCACGGCCATGGCCCGCCGGCTCGGGGTCTCGGTGCGCACGGTGCACAAGCACCTGCAGAACCTCTACCGCAAGCTGGAGACCGCCGACCGCCTGGGCACGGTCCTGCGCGCCCAGGAGCTGGGCCTGCTGTCGGCCGCCCCGGCCCCGGCCCCGGGCACGGTCCCGCGTCCGCCCGGCCGGCCCGGCGGTCAGTGCACCCGCTGA
- a CDS encoding EamA family transporter gives MTPLVAAAVLVAAVTHAGWNAIAHHLKDQLLSFTLISGGGALIAACAIWFVPAPAPAARPYLLLSAALHVGYMALLMRSFSLGDFGQTYPIARGTAPLAVTLLAAVFVGELPDGRQLLGVAVASAGLVGLALWGIRGTSRRPNRPAVLAALATGVAIAGYTVVDGVGVRAAGSPLGYIAWLMLLQGLAIPAYTLARRGTALGAQLRPHAALGLLGAAMSISAYALVLWAQTRAPLAPVAALRESSIIVGAAIGALFFKERFGAPRIAAAGVMVVGIGLMLHVG, from the coding sequence ATGACGCCGCTGGTGGCCGCCGCCGTGCTGGTCGCCGCGGTGACGCACGCCGGGTGGAACGCCATCGCCCACCACCTGAAGGACCAGTTGCTGTCCTTCACGCTGATATCCGGCGGCGGGGCGCTGATCGCCGCGTGCGCGATCTGGTTCGTCCCGGCGCCCGCCCCCGCGGCCCGGCCGTACCTGCTGCTGTCCGCCGCCCTGCACGTTGGGTACATGGCGCTGCTGATGCGTTCGTTCTCGCTCGGCGACTTCGGCCAGACGTACCCGATCGCGCGTGGCACGGCCCCGCTGGCGGTCACTCTGCTGGCGGCGGTCTTCGTCGGCGAACTCCCCGACGGGCGGCAGCTCCTGGGGGTCGCCGTCGCCTCGGCGGGCCTGGTGGGGCTCGCCCTGTGGGGCATCCGCGGCACGAGCCGCCGCCCCAACCGGCCCGCGGTGCTCGCCGCCCTGGCCACCGGCGTGGCCATCGCCGGTTACACGGTCGTGGACGGGGTGGGGGTGCGCGCCGCGGGCAGCCCGCTCGGCTACATCGCGTGGCTGATGCTCCTCCAGGGGCTCGCGATCCCGGCGTACACCCTGGCCCGCCGCGGCACCGCGCTGGGCGCCCAGCTCCGTCCGCACGCCGCCCTGGGGCTCCTCGGCGCGGCCATGTCGATCTCGGCGTACGCCCTCGTCCTGTGGGCCCAGACCCGCGCGCCGCTGGCTCCGGTGGCCGCCCTGCGCGAATCGTCCATCATCGTGGGCGCGGCCATCGGCGCCCTGTTCTTCAAGGAACGCTTCGGCGCCCCGAGGATCGCGGCGGCGGGCGTGATGGTGGTGGGCATCGGGCTGATGCTGCACGTGGGGTGA
- a CDS encoding YbaK/EbsC family protein, translated as MSASLALPRFAEALRELGLHDVEVRRFPDATRTAAQAAAAIGCDPSEIVKSLVFAADGVPVLVLMDGSSRVDVERVRQELGAAAVTRADADLVRRTTGYAIGGVPPFGHVTSTRVLADRGLLGHDVVWAAAGTPHTVFPLDPATLVAHAGATLADVRERSA; from the coding sequence ATGAGCGCTTCCCTTGCCCTTCCGCGGTTCGCCGAGGCCCTGCGCGAGCTCGGCCTGCACGACGTGGAGGTCCGCCGCTTCCCCGACGCCACCCGCACCGCCGCCCAGGCCGCCGCCGCGATCGGCTGCGACCCGTCCGAGATCGTCAAGTCGCTGGTGTTCGCGGCGGACGGCGTGCCCGTGCTGGTCCTGATGGACGGCTCCTCGCGGGTCGACGTGGAGCGGGTGCGCCAGGAGCTGGGCGCGGCCGCCGTGACGCGGGCGGACGCCGACCTCGTACGGCGGACCACGGGGTACGCCATCGGCGGCGTACCGCCCTTCGGCCATGTGACGAGCACGCGGGTGCTGGCCGACCGGGGGCTGCTGGGCCACGACGTGGTGTGGGCGGCGGCCGGGACGCCGCACACGGTGTTCCCGCTCGACCCGGCGACGCTGGTCGCCCACGCGGGCGCCACCCTGGCGGACGTGCGCGAGCGGTCGGCATGA